In a single window of the Streptomyces sp. NBC_00353 genome:
- the bcp gene encoding thioredoxin-dependent thiol peroxidase — protein MSERLQPGDTAPAFTLPDADGNDISLADHKGRKVIVYFYPAALTPGCTKQACDFTDNLGLLTGAGYDVIGVSPDKPEKLAKFREKEHLEVTLVGDPSKETLQAYGAFGEKKLYGKTVTGVIRSTIIVDEEGKVERALYNVKATGHVAKIIKDLGI, from the coding sequence ATGAGCGAGCGACTCCAGCCCGGCGACACCGCCCCGGCCTTCACCCTCCCCGACGCCGACGGCAACGACATCTCGCTCGCCGACCACAAGGGCCGCAAAGTCATCGTCTACTTCTACCCGGCCGCCCTCACCCCCGGCTGCACCAAGCAGGCATGCGACTTCACGGACAACCTGGGGCTCCTGACCGGCGCCGGATACGACGTCATCGGCGTCTCCCCCGACAAGCCGGAGAAGCTCGCCAAGTTCCGCGAGAAGGAACACCTCGAGGTCACACTGGTCGGCGACCCGTCCAAGGAGACCCTCCAGGCCTACGGCGCATTCGGCGAGAAGAAGCTCTACGGCAAAACGGTGACGGGCGTCATCCGCTCCACGATCATCGTCGACGAGGAGGGCAAGGTCGAACGCGCCCTCTACAACGTCAAGGCAACCGGCCACGTAGCCAAGATCATCAAGGACCTCGGCATCTGA
- a CDS encoding DMT family transporter: protein MAWVLLVVAGLLEVGWSIGMKYTDGFTRLWPSVFTGFGIVASMVLLSQAAKSLPIGTAYGVWVGIGAAGAAVLGMVVLHEPVTAARVFFVSLLLVAVVGLKATSGH from the coding sequence GTGGCGTGGGTTCTGCTTGTTGTGGCCGGTCTGCTGGAAGTGGGCTGGTCGATCGGGATGAAGTACACCGACGGGTTCACCCGGCTGTGGCCGAGTGTGTTCACCGGATTCGGGATCGTGGCCAGCATGGTGCTGTTGTCGCAGGCGGCGAAGTCGCTGCCGATCGGTACGGCGTACGGCGTGTGGGTCGGTATCGGTGCGGCGGGGGCGGCGGTGCTGGGCATGGTCGTGCTGCATGAGCCGGTGACCGCCGCCCGGGTCTTCTTCGTGTCTCTGTTGCTGGTGGCCGTGGTGGGGCTGAAGGCGACCTCGGGGCACTGA
- a CDS encoding DUF3618 domain-containing protein, whose product MSDARTPAQIEADIISRREQLAVVLDEIGVRVHPKTIIGDAKAKAVEAADRTAGRAYVAVNRTVSDVKAQFVSEDGAPRLERVIPVALLAAGVIGLVVASARRKKR is encoded by the coding sequence GTGTCGGATGCCAGGACCCCTGCGCAGATCGAGGCGGACATCATCAGCAGGCGTGAGCAGCTTGCGGTGGTGCTCGATGAGATCGGGGTGCGGGTGCACCCGAAGACGATCATCGGCGATGCGAAGGCCAAGGCTGTCGAGGCCGCCGACCGGACGGCCGGGCGGGCGTATGTCGCGGTGAATCGGACGGTGTCCGATGTGAAGGCGCAGTTTGTGTCGGAGGATGGCGCGCCGCGTCTGGAGCGGGTGATTCCGGTGGCTTTGCTGGCGGCGGGTGTGATCGGACTGGTTGTGGCGTCGGCGCGGCGCAAGAAGCGCTGA
- a CDS encoding ABC transporter permease gives MRLYAVVAAGGFRRYATYRIATAAGVFTNTVFGFILAYTYMALWDERPQLGGYDMSQALTYVWLGQALLATCAMMGGGFEDELMERIRTGDVAIDLYRPVDLQMWWLAGDLGRAAYQLMARGIAPMVLGALAFPLALPTSPGIWLAYLVSVTLGVVVSFAVRYLVALSAFWLMDGAGASQIAFLAGLFFSGMLLPLTLFPGLLGEVARALPWSALLQVPADVFLGKHTGWGLVEAFAFQGGWALALLLAGRLVQSVATRRVVVQGG, from the coding sequence GTGCGGCTGTACGCGGTGGTCGCGGCGGGCGGGTTCCGGCGCTATGCCACCTACCGGATCGCGACGGCGGCGGGGGTGTTCACCAACACCGTCTTCGGTTTCATCCTGGCGTACACCTATATGGCCCTGTGGGACGAGCGGCCGCAGCTCGGCGGTTACGACATGTCCCAGGCGCTCACCTATGTGTGGCTGGGCCAGGCGCTGCTGGCGACGTGCGCCATGATGGGCGGCGGTTTCGAGGACGAGCTGATGGAGCGGATCCGTACCGGCGACGTGGCGATCGATCTCTATCGGCCGGTCGATCTTCAAATGTGGTGGCTGGCCGGGGACTTGGGGCGCGCGGCGTATCAGCTGATGGCACGCGGCATCGCGCCGATGGTGCTGGGCGCGCTCGCCTTCCCGCTGGCGTTGCCCACGTCGCCGGGGATCTGGCTGGCGTATCTGGTCTCGGTGACGCTCGGTGTGGTGGTCAGTTTCGCGGTGCGCTATCTGGTGGCGCTCTCCGCGTTCTGGCTGATGGACGGGGCGGGCGCGTCGCAGATCGCCTTTCTGGCGGGGTTGTTCTTCTCCGGGATGCTGCTTCCGCTGACGCTGTTCCCGGGGTTGCTGGGCGAGGTGGCGCGGGCACTGCCGTGGTCGGCGCTGCTGCAGGTGCCGGCCGATGTGTTCCTCGGCAAGCACACGGGGTGGGGGCTGGTGGAGGCGTTCGCGTTCCAGGGCGGCTGGGCGCTGGCGCTGCTGCTGGCGGGGCGGCTGGTGCAGTCGGTGGCGACGCGGAGGGTGGTGGTCCAGGGTGGCTGA
- a CDS encoding transglycosylase domain-containing protein produces the protein MSDEPQQQSGDPGNGNWPPKDLSAGTGAPAGQAAAPGGRTGGTGRPRRTGWRRAVPTWRAALATLLVIALLLIGGFIAGYQLVGIPPANPTATAQSNVYLYKDGTVIARDGDVNRQNIQLAQVPLPVQHAVLAAEDRNFYSERAVDIKAMFRAGWNTLTGKGRQGGSTITQQFVKNYYLGQEQTVIRKIKEFFIAIKLNREVSKDHIFEGYLNTSYFGRNAYGIQAAAQAYYGKDIGDITTAEGAYLASLLNAPSAYDVVVHPENKAAAVARWHYVLDGMVKENWLSAADRATMQFPVPDKVKRSTGLSGQRGYIVQAVKDYLTAHQIIDDKTLATGGYRITTTLEKKKQNALVEAVDDNVMSQTSGERTADRNVRVGGASIDPANGRVVAMYGGIDYTKQYVNNATRRDYQVGSTFKPFVFTSAVANGSRTQDGRRITPNTVYDGTNRRMVQGPNGPTGYAPANEDDVSYGPITVRMATDKSVNAVYAQMAEDVGPDIVKQTAIDLGIPKNTPDLTASPSIALGTATASVLDMTGAYATLANHGRHTTYTLVDKVSKDGEGLPLPDRTTEQAVSREAADTTTSILQSVVENGSGTAAQAAGRPAAGKTGTAEEDKAAWFAGYTPDLATVIAVMGQDPDTGVQKPLYGALGLSRVNGGGAPAQTWAQYTGAALQGTSVQDFDLTLERGAEEPYLPTGEATEPTDTGTPSATPSDTQPSSPAIPPTVPTDSEPAIPPEPPADQPPSEFTDTGGEDSGGIDDFFPRGAGGARPAPASTPDPDLESDPDRQ, from the coding sequence ATGAGCGACGAGCCACAGCAGCAGAGCGGGGATCCCGGCAACGGGAACTGGCCCCCGAAGGACCTCTCTGCCGGCACCGGCGCACCCGCAGGCCAGGCGGCCGCGCCCGGAGGGAGGACGGGGGGCACCGGCCGGCCCAGGCGAACCGGCTGGCGCCGGGCCGTCCCCACCTGGCGGGCCGCACTCGCCACGCTCCTGGTGATCGCCCTGCTCCTCATCGGCGGCTTCATCGCCGGATACCAGCTCGTCGGCATCCCCCCCGCCAACCCCACCGCCACCGCGCAGTCCAACGTCTACCTCTACAAGGACGGCACCGTCATCGCCCGCGACGGCGACGTCAACCGGCAGAACATCCAGCTCGCCCAGGTCCCCCTCCCCGTCCAGCACGCAGTCCTTGCCGCCGAGGACCGCAACTTCTACTCCGAGCGCGCCGTCGACATCAAAGCCATGTTCCGGGCCGGCTGGAACACCCTCACCGGCAAGGGCAGACAAGGCGGTTCGACCATCACCCAGCAGTTCGTGAAGAACTACTACCTGGGCCAGGAACAGACCGTCATCCGCAAGATCAAAGAGTTCTTCATCGCGATCAAACTCAACCGCGAGGTGAGCAAGGACCACATCTTCGAGGGCTACCTCAACACCAGCTACTTCGGCCGCAACGCCTACGGCATCCAGGCCGCCGCCCAGGCGTACTACGGCAAGGACATCGGCGACATCACCACCGCCGAAGGCGCGTACCTCGCCTCCCTGCTCAACGCCCCCAGCGCGTACGACGTCGTCGTCCACCCCGAGAACAAGGCGGCGGCCGTCGCCCGCTGGCACTACGTACTCGACGGCATGGTCAAGGAGAACTGGCTCAGCGCAGCCGACCGCGCCACCATGCAATTCCCCGTGCCGGACAAGGTGAAGAGATCGACCGGCCTCTCCGGACAGCGCGGCTACATCGTCCAGGCCGTCAAGGACTACCTCACCGCCCACCAGATCATCGACGACAAGACGCTGGCCACCGGCGGCTACCGGATCACCACCACGCTGGAGAAGAAGAAGCAGAACGCCCTCGTCGAAGCCGTCGACGACAACGTCATGTCGCAGACGAGCGGCGAGCGCACGGCCGACCGCAACGTCCGCGTCGGCGGCGCCTCCATCGACCCCGCGAACGGCCGGGTCGTCGCCATGTACGGCGGCATCGACTACACCAAGCAGTACGTCAACAACGCGACCCGCCGCGACTACCAGGTCGGCTCCACCTTCAAACCGTTCGTCTTCACCTCCGCGGTCGCGAACGGCTCCAGGACCCAGGACGGCCGGCGCATCACCCCCAACACCGTCTACGACGGCACCAACAGGCGCATGGTCCAGGGGCCGAACGGACCCACCGGCTACGCCCCCGCCAACGAGGACGACGTCAGCTACGGCCCGATCACCGTCCGTATGGCCACCGACAAGTCCGTCAACGCCGTCTACGCGCAGATGGCCGAGGACGTCGGCCCCGACATCGTCAAACAGACCGCCATCGACCTCGGCATCCCCAAGAACACCCCCGACCTCACCGCATCGCCGTCCATCGCGCTCGGTACCGCCACCGCCAGCGTCCTCGACATGACAGGGGCGTACGCGACCCTCGCCAACCACGGCAGGCACACCACGTACACCCTCGTCGACAAGGTCAGCAAGGACGGCGAGGGCCTCCCCCTCCCCGACCGGACCACCGAGCAGGCCGTCAGCCGCGAAGCCGCCGACACCACCACCTCGATCCTGCAGAGCGTCGTCGAAAACGGCTCGGGAACCGCAGCCCAGGCAGCCGGCCGCCCCGCCGCCGGCAAGACCGGCACCGCCGAGGAGGACAAGGCAGCCTGGTTCGCCGGCTACACCCCCGACCTCGCGACCGTCATCGCCGTCATGGGCCAGGACCCCGACACCGGGGTGCAGAAACCGCTGTACGGAGCACTCGGCCTGTCCCGGGTCAACGGCGGCGGCGCGCCCGCCCAGACCTGGGCCCAGTACACCGGCGCCGCGCTGCAGGGAACCAGCGTCCAGGACTTCGACCTCACCCTCGAACGCGGCGCCGAGGAACCGTACCTGCCGACCGGCGAAGCCACCGAACCGACCGACACCGGCACCCCGTCCGCGACGCCGTCGGACACGCAGCCGAGCAGCCCGGCCATCCCGCCCACCGTCCCCACCGACAGCGAACCCGCCATCCCGCCGGAGCCGCCCGCCGACCAGCCGCCCAGCGAATTCACGGACACCGGCGGAGAGGACAGCGGCGGCATCGACGACTTCTTCCCGCGCGGCGCGGGCGGCGCCCGCCCGGCCCCGGCCTCGACCCCGGACCCGGACCTGGAATCGGACCCGGACCGCCAGTGA
- the proP gene encoding glycine betaine/L-proline transporter ProP has protein sequence MAASDLQQVADPEAVKRHPTLFRAIRQRGNPRLRRSDITVTDDQAVKRAVKAASLGNAMEWFDFGIYSYLAVTLGHVFFPSGNSTTQLLSSFATFAVAFLVRPLGGMFFGPMGDRIGRKKVLALTMIMMAVGTFAIGVIPSHASIGLWAPALLIFFRLVQGFSTGGEYGGASTFIAEYAPDKRRGYFGSFLEFGTLAGYVGAAGLVTALTAVLDTAAMESWGWRIPFLVAGPLGLVGLYLRLRLDETPAFQKLEGGNAQATEAAGSVETTAKGDLAKIFRQYWPTLILCICLVGAYNITDYMLLSYMPTYLSDELGYSETHGLLILLAVMVFLMLIISQVGKLSDRFGRKPLLMAGMLGFLCLSLPSFLLIRQDGIPAITIGMLMLGLSLVCMLGTMSAALPALFPTQVRYGSLSVGYNLSASLFGGTTPLVITALISWSGTNLMPAYYAMAAALVGVIAVACMKETAQQPLDGSPPSVETEEEAAQLCAAQTPEPKF, from the coding sequence ATGGCGGCCTCCGACCTTCAGCAGGTGGCCGACCCCGAAGCGGTCAAACGCCACCCCACCCTCTTCCGCGCCATCCGGCAGCGGGGGAACCCCAGGCTGCGCCGGTCCGACATCACCGTCACCGACGACCAGGCAGTCAAGCGGGCGGTGAAGGCGGCCTCCCTCGGCAACGCCATGGAGTGGTTCGACTTCGGCATCTACTCCTACCTGGCCGTCACCCTGGGGCACGTCTTCTTCCCGTCCGGGAACAGCACCACCCAGCTGCTCTCCTCGTTCGCCACCTTCGCGGTCGCCTTCCTGGTACGCCCGCTCGGCGGAATGTTCTTCGGCCCCATGGGCGACCGGATCGGCCGCAAGAAGGTCCTCGCCCTCACCATGATCATGATGGCGGTCGGCACCTTCGCCATCGGCGTCATCCCGTCCCACGCCTCGATCGGCCTCTGGGCACCCGCCCTGCTGATCTTCTTCCGGCTGGTCCAGGGCTTCTCCACCGGCGGGGAGTACGGCGGCGCATCCACCTTCATCGCCGAGTACGCCCCCGACAAGCGCCGCGGCTACTTCGGCAGCTTCCTCGAATTCGGCACCCTGGCCGGATACGTCGGCGCAGCCGGTCTCGTCACCGCACTCACCGCCGTCCTCGACACCGCCGCCATGGAGTCCTGGGGCTGGCGCATCCCGTTCCTCGTCGCCGGCCCCCTCGGCCTGGTCGGCCTCTACCTCCGACTGCGCCTCGACGAGACCCCGGCCTTCCAGAAACTGGAGGGCGGCAACGCTCAGGCCACCGAGGCCGCCGGCAGCGTCGAGACCACGGCCAAGGGTGACCTCGCAAAGATCTTCCGGCAGTACTGGCCGACGCTGATCCTCTGCATCTGCCTCGTCGGCGCGTACAACATCACCGACTACATGCTGCTGTCGTACATGCCGACGTACCTCTCCGACGAACTCGGCTACAGCGAGACCCACGGCCTGCTCATCCTGCTCGCCGTCATGGTCTTCCTGATGCTGATCATCAGCCAGGTCGGCAAGCTCTCCGACCGCTTCGGCCGCAAGCCGCTGCTGATGGCGGGAATGCTGGGTTTCCTCTGCCTCTCGCTCCCCTCCTTCCTGCTGATCCGCCAGGACGGCATCCCGGCCATCACGATCGGCATGCTGATGCTGGGGCTCTCCCTGGTCTGCATGCTCGGCACGATGTCCGCCGCACTCCCCGCCCTCTTCCCCACCCAGGTCCGCTACGGCTCCCTGTCGGTCGGCTACAACCTCTCGGCCTCGCTCTTCGGCGGTACGACCCCGCTGGTGATCACGGCGCTGATCAGCTGGAGCGGCACGAACCTGATGCCGGCGTACTACGCGATGGCGGCGGCCCTGGTCGGCGTGATCGCGGTGGCCTGCATGAAGGAGACCGCCCAGCAGCCGCTGGACGGCTCGCCCCCGTCGGTGGAGACGGAGGAGGAGGCGGCGCAGCTGTGCGCGGCACAGACTCCTGAGCCCAAGTTCTGA
- a CDS encoding HNH endonuclease signature motif containing protein has translation MAVRYTRELLETGGREVLAEAVAASTNWTDLMRRLDLKPSGGRRRALQKKVVGFGLDTSHFKKRSPWRKYTDEAIAAAAATSSSLREVVDKLGATPASGTLSHISRRIAAAGIDVSHFPGMGRPQLGHLYTLEELRTAAASAESIRGVARELGVRDDSQSRAAVAGMLRRNGIDTSHFRNARLAIPEDALRAAIPKATSYADVMRALGLAVNDTNHRRIRRKVAQLELDTGHFRRRPWASRSTPARESKSIASTTLVVMPQGSSRANRTRLHRALQEVGIPYRCAACGNPGEWQGQPITLQIDHISGDWLDNRAGNLRYLCPNCHALTDTWCRNRKSKPRIST, from the coding sequence ATGGCGGTTCGATACACCCGTGAGCTGCTCGAAACGGGTGGTCGGGAAGTACTTGCTGAAGCCGTGGCCGCCTCAACCAACTGGACGGACCTGATGCGTCGCCTCGACCTCAAGCCGAGTGGCGGCCGGCGACGCGCCCTCCAGAAGAAGGTTGTCGGGTTCGGTCTCGACACCAGCCACTTCAAGAAGCGCAGTCCCTGGCGTAAGTACACCGACGAGGCCATAGCAGCCGCTGCCGCAACCTCATCGTCGCTGCGCGAGGTCGTCGACAAACTGGGGGCGACTCCGGCATCCGGAACGTTGTCCCACATAAGCCGTCGCATCGCTGCCGCGGGGATCGACGTCAGCCACTTCCCCGGCATGGGCCGCCCCCAGCTGGGCCACTTGTACACCCTGGAGGAGCTACGGACGGCTGCCGCCTCGGCCGAGAGCATTCGCGGAGTGGCACGAGAGCTCGGAGTGCGCGACGACAGCCAATCGCGCGCTGCCGTGGCAGGGATGCTCCGCAGGAACGGAATTGACACTTCGCACTTCCGCAACGCTCGCCTGGCCATCCCGGAGGACGCCTTGCGTGCCGCTATCCCGAAGGCCACCAGCTACGCAGATGTCATGCGCGCACTCGGCCTTGCGGTGAACGATACGAACCATCGGCGCATAAGGCGCAAGGTGGCCCAACTCGAGCTGGACACCGGCCACTTCAGGCGTCGGCCCTGGGCCTCACGCTCGACCCCGGCGCGTGAGTCGAAGTCGATCGCATCGACAACACTTGTGGTCATGCCGCAGGGGTCATCGCGTGCAAACCGAACAAGGCTGCACCGCGCGCTGCAAGAGGTCGGTATCCCGTACCGATGCGCTGCCTGCGGCAATCCGGGCGAATGGCAGGGTCAGCCGATCACGCTTCAGATCGACCATATCAGCGGCGATTGGCTCGACAACCGGGCCGGAAATCTCCGCTATCTGTGCCCTAACTGCCATGCCCTCACCGACACATGGTGCCGCAACCGAAAGAGCAAACCGCGCATCTCCACGTAG
- the rdgB gene encoding RdgB/HAM1 family non-canonical purine NTP pyrophosphatase, translated as MTRLILATRNAGKVNELHAILADAGLTHELVGADAYPDIPDVKETGVTFAENALLKAHALAQATGHPAIADDSGLCVDVLGGAPGIFSARWSGTHGNDRANLDLLLAQLSDIDDTHRAAHFACAAALALPDGTEHVVEGHLLGTLRHTPSGTNGFGYDPILQPEGMTVTCAELTPAEKNAISHRGKAFRALVPVVRELVG; from the coding sequence ATGACCCGCCTGATCCTCGCCACCCGCAACGCCGGGAAAGTCAACGAACTCCACGCGATCCTCGCCGACGCCGGCCTCACCCACGAACTCGTCGGCGCGGACGCGTACCCCGACATCCCCGACGTCAAGGAAACCGGCGTCACCTTCGCCGAGAACGCCCTCCTCAAGGCCCACGCCCTCGCACAGGCCACCGGCCACCCTGCGATCGCCGACGACTCCGGCCTCTGCGTCGACGTACTCGGCGGCGCCCCCGGCATCTTCTCGGCCCGCTGGTCCGGCACCCACGGCAACGACCGCGCCAACCTGGACCTGCTCCTGGCCCAGCTCTCCGACATCGACGACACCCACCGCGCCGCCCACTTCGCCTGCGCGGCAGCCCTCGCCCTCCCGGACGGCACGGAACACGTGGTCGAGGGCCACCTCCTCGGCACCCTGCGCCACACCCCGTCCGGCACGAACGGCTTCGGCTACGACCCGATCCTCCAGCCGGAGGGCATGACCGTGACCTGCGCGGAACTGACCCCGGCGGAGAAGAACGCGATCAGCCACCGGGGGAAGGCGTTCCGGGCGCTGGTGCCGGTGGTGCGGGAGCTGGTGGGGTGA
- a CDS encoding GroES family chaperonin codes for MSENTDDKLPIRMLHDRVLVRSDTPEGERRSGGGILIPATAAVGRRLAWAVVVAVGQNVRTVEPGDRVLYDPEDRAEVEVRGVAYVLMRERDLHAVAADRFEGSVDSTGLYL; via the coding sequence GTGAGCGAGAACACCGACGACAAGCTGCCCATTCGCATGCTGCATGACCGCGTGCTGGTCCGGTCCGATACGCCCGAGGGCGAGCGGCGTTCGGGCGGCGGCATCCTGATTCCGGCGACGGCTGCGGTCGGTCGTCGACTGGCCTGGGCCGTGGTGGTCGCGGTCGGCCAGAACGTGCGGACGGTGGAGCCGGGCGACCGGGTGCTGTACGACCCCGAGGACCGTGCGGAGGTCGAGGTGCGCGGTGTGGCGTATGTGCTGATGCGGGAGCGGGATCTGCACGCGGTGGCTGCGGACCGGTTCGAGGGTTCGGTGGATTCGACCGGGCTGTATCTGTAG